In the Paenibacillus sp. FSL R7-0337 genome, ATGAATAACAGTAATTCACTGAATGATGTAACTTACAATAGAATAAAAGAAGACATCATGAATATGACGCTCGAGCCAGGAATGGATGTCAGTGTGCAGAAGCTGTCTGAACGCTATGGCGTCAGCCGGACGCCGGTACGGGAAGCAGTGGTCCGCCTTCAACAGTCAGGACTGGTGGAAATATATCCTCAGCGCAAAACTGTAGTCTCCAAGATTGATCTGCAAAGAGTCCGCGAGGAATGGTTCATCCGGACCTCCCTTGAATCTGCTGTAATCGATGAATTCATCCGCAAATGCAGTGAATTGGTCGCAGATACGATGCAGGAACTGATTAATAAGCAGAAGAAATATATGGACAAGAAATACTTCAGAGAATTCTATATTAAGGACAACCGGTTCCATCAGCTGATCTTTCAGACGGCCGGGGAGGAGTTATCCTGGTTCACCATCGAAGAGGTAGCATCCCATTACAATCGTATCCGTCTGCTCTACGGGAAGATGGAGGGGGTGCAGCCGTCCGATATCGATAAGCATGTGAAGATGGTGGCGGCGACCCGCAAGCGGGATGTGGAAGGGATGCGCAAGGTCGTGATGGAGCATTCCAATACACTGCTGGACCGGGTCCAGAGCATGTCGAAGCAGTACCCGCAATTCTTCTGATCATACACGCTGTAAAGATTCAAGGCGTATACCGAAAGCCTCTCTCTATGGAGGAGGACTTCCGGCATACGCCTTTTGTTGTGATATAAGAAATGATATCACTCCTATTGCTGCTTGAGCCGCCGGTAATATAGCCACGTTCTGCCCGCGAACGAACCGAAGAGCAGAATGGACAGGAACATAATTGAAGTGTTCCACGCCTGGGATGCGGTGATCCCGTCCCGCAGCATGCTATCAATGAAGGCCGACAGATTAAGGCTGTAGAGCAGGATCATGGGCAGGAACAGCAGGGTATAGCTGATGGCGATTTTACGTGCCTGCTTCAGGCGGTGGACCGGATCACTATAGATTTCCTGCTGCTCCGCAGCGTTCTGCTCCTCCCGGCTCCAGAGGGTCCATTTCTGCAGAGAGAAGGGAGAGCTGTAGAGTCTCGTCCAGCCAGCCTCCTGGTGCAGCTCGAAATACCCTTCATCGGCAATGACCTGATAGTCGGCGTGATAGGTCATGCGGCGTGGACTTCCCTTACTGAAATGGAACAGCGTTCCTCCGAAGCCTACTTTATAGAGATTCCATCCGTGCTTCTCTTTGTCCTCCAGCCATTGCTCCAGCCGGTCAGGGGCGTACATCCAGCTGGGCTTCATCCGCGCCATCGTAGTGCCGGCAGGCTTCTGCGGTCCGGGAGGCTTCTTCAGGTTCTGATGGTTTAGCAGAAATACCTTACTGGCAGCCCGGAGCTTCACTATAGAGTAAATTGCAAGAACAAGCAGGGCCAGGGCTCCCGCTGCTGCGGTCCAGGTAACGGTCCACAGCGGACTAGGCTGAATGCGGACTGGAGTACCCTGATTGAAGGTGAGCCCTAGTACAAGCAGTGGAATAAGGGCAATGAGCAGCAAATACACCAGGATTCCCATGAAAAGATAGGAGATGATGCGGTTTCGCCTCAGGACATCCTTACGTGAAGGATAGGCGCTAATCTGTGACGGCAGCCGGTCATTCTCGTACAGACTCCATTTTCCTTGCTGCAGCCGCTTGCTCCATCCCTCTGCGGCAAGATAAGGAGACATGGATGAAAGCTTGGCCGAATGATAAGCCAGCTGATAAGTTAGCCGGATAGGCTCAGCCTGCCGGAAGGTAAAGCGCCGCAGCAGTAAGCTCCATTCTTCCACACGCCATCCCTTGCCGGCCATATCGGCCAACCAGGCTTCTGTCCCTGGCAGATCATAGCTCCAAAAGGGCCGAAATACAGTTCTCATTGAAATTCCTCCTCACTGGTGACGGCGTTGCGGTGAAGTTCCTTTAACCTGCCGATTTCAGCGCGCATGACTTCCTTCCCCAGCTCAGACACCTCGTACACCGTCTTTCTCTCTTCATCGGCAAATACGGTAATCAGTCCATCCTTGTTCATTTTGGTCAAGGTTCCATATACCGTACCGGAGCCCAGCCGGAGCCGTCCTTCCGACAATTCCTCCACATGCTTAATAATTCCATATCCATGGCGCGGCTTGGTTAAGGACAATAGAATATAGAAGGCCGTCTCTGTCATGGGCACGTACTTTTTTAGAACCTTTTGCGTTGCGGACACCGCGTTCACCTGCTTCGTCAATTCATTGTGCCTAGTCATGGCTAAGAAAATATGTCATGTTGTGACTATGTCATAATGTGACTATATCACGATGCGACATATAATTCAAGCAGAGCTACAGTGGCGAAAGAAGCAGAGGCTGGCACAATGGCTGCCAGAGCTCAGGTACAAGCTGGGACTGTGAACAGTAGACCGTCTGTAAATACTGGCTGATCGGGGCCAGCTTATCCTGGGCCAGCACCTCCTTGATCTCGGACGGCTTGACGGGGATAGCTTGTCCGTTAGAGGACATGAACTCGGCTAGGGGAAGCAGCATAGCGCAGCTCTTGCGGTATGACATGCGGTGCGGGAACCTGGGGGAGCTGCCGGAATCGTATTTAGACAGCTTGATGCGGGCGTAGTGACCCGCCAGGACGCTGCGGGCATCGAGCTTCAGCACAGCGAAGACCTCGCCCGGCTCTCTGCGCGAATACATTGCAGCCATTGCGAGGCAATCGCGCCAGGTCGCCCACAGGAACACATGGCGGTCCAGGCAGCGGCGGAACTCTTCCGCCGTTGTCCCCGGAGCCATCGCCTCAGGCGTAATGCGCAGATGGGCATTCAGCGTCGCGGCTTGCCCTGTATAGCTTACCCGGTGCGCCGCAGTCCGCCGCTCTCCGGCTGCATGAGCGGGGCTCAGCACCGCAGAGGAATAAATGGCGTCAAGGGCAGCCATGGCGGGCAGATTCACTGCCCGGGTGAAATGATAGAAGGAGGTACGGAGCGGGCTTTTGGTAATGGCGTCAATCAGGGAGGGGTTCATGGGAGCTTCTGTCCTTTGAAGGAGCTGAAGGGCATACTATTCACCCTGCGGTTCAGCAGGACCGCGTTGATCTCGCCTCCGGCCAGGATAATGAATGAGCTGATATAGAGCCAGATTAGCAGCACTGTTACGCCCCCGAGACTGCCGTAGGTTTTGGAGAAATCACTGAATTGATTGACGTATACCGAGAACAGAATCGAGGTCGTAATCCAGCCGATGGTGGTGAACAACGCCCCAGGCATGACCTCCCGCAGCGCCAATCTCCGGCTGGGAGCGATCCAGTACAGCAGGGTGAAGACGATGAACATCACGAACAGCGGAATCGCGTATTGCAGCAGATCCCAGAGCTTTTGGAATCCGTAGGGAAGATCAACCAGCAGGAAGACTTGCGTCTTAAGCCAGCTGCCAAGGACCAGTAGCAGAATGCTGAGCAGTACGACGAATCCGATTGTCAAGGTAGCGAGCAGGGCGATCCCCCGGATTTTCCAGAACACTCTGCTCTCGTCAATCTCGTAGGCACGGTTAAGCCCCTTGATGATAGCATTGATTCCTTTGGAGGCGGCCCACAAGGTAGCCAGCATCCCGAAGGACAACAGTGTCTGGCTGCGTCCGGCAGATACATCCTGCAGAATCTCTTCTATAATAGAGATGGCTTCGGCGGGCATGATCTGCTCCAGCTGCCCTATATTTTTCTCCAGCGAGATATTCGCATACCCGATCAGGGTCATGATGAAGATCAGAAAAGGAAACAGGGACAGGATTAAATAATAGGTCAGCTGCGCAGCGATGCCCTGGACATCATCGGCGCCTATTTTCACCCATAGCTGCTTGATGAACTTGAAAGTGCCTCTTCTACTGCCGGAAGTGCTGTTCATAGGGCCCTCCTTCATGAATTCCCGGATAGGCTAACCTGGTAGCCAAATCGTTCCATATATATGTATACCCCGGTGAAATATCCTTTAGTCCGACGGGGTCGTTTTTATTGTAGCATAACGGGATTAGCTCCATTAAATACACGTGCTGATGAACGGACGCCCCTTACAGGAAATTTAGATACGTTTATCCAATTGTTTGTTGCCAAGAGCGGGAATTAACTATCTTAGTGGTTCCCCATAGCAGATATGCCAGTGCAGATGCTTCGAGTCCTGATAATTACCGAGATTGGTAATCACTCTGCATGCTCCGTATTCTTCAGTTACCTGGGCGGCAACCTCCTGGATTACTCCGATAAGCTCAAGCAGCAGCTCATGCTCTTCCACCTGAATGGTTAATAGGGAGGAGATGTGCTGTTTGGGAATGGCTACAATATGAACAGGGTAAAAGGGTTTGGTATGGTGGTACGCTAAAATATTATCCGTTTCGAAGACCTTGTTAATTACTGTTTTGCCGCTCAATACTTCGTCACAATAGAAATCTTCTGTCATATATATCCTCCTAAATGGTGTTTTTTAACTTGTACTATACTGGAAAATAGAGTGCGCCAATAGAGCAATCTGAAAGAATCTTTCAGGGATTTCTCAAGGAAAGTGACAGGAGAGAATAATTGTCATAGACTGACCATGGTATATTAAGCTAACATATCGATAAAAGGAAAATAATGGAGGGTGGCGGGGGACGTGCGGTTGCGCAGACCGGGCGGTTTTTGAAAATAAAGAGAGGGCGAGTGGAACATGAATGTGGAAGTGTATACGTTAAATGCATTTTCGGAAGGGGAGCGTGGCGGTAATCCGGCAGGCGTTGTCTTGGAGCAAGCTCTTTCTCTAGATGCTGCCCAAATGCAGCTCATAGCGAAGGAATTGGGCTTTTCGGAGACGGCCTTTATGGAAAAATCCCTGCTTGCGGATTACAAAATCCGCTATTTCACCCCCGCCAGCGAAGTTGATCTGTGCGGACACGCCACGATTGCTGCGTTTGGACTAATGCATTCACTGGGTTTGTCAAAGGAAGCGACCTCCTATTCAATAGAAACCAAGGCAGGGATTCTTGATGTCGATATTAGCTCCGAGGGTCTTGTTTACTTGTCACAGGTTGTACCACAATTTTTTGAAAGGATATCCTGTGAGGAAATCGCCCCATCTTTGAGGATGGATGCCGAAGAACTGCAGACAGAGTTGCCCATCCAGATTGTTTCGACAGGCTTGCGGGACATTATGATTCCAATCCGGAGCAGGAAGCTCTTGAATGAGATTCAGCCAAATTTTGATGCCATAATCGCTATCAGCGAAAAATATGATGTGGTTGGATATCATCTGTTCACGATGGATACTCCAGATGATTCTGCTGCGGAATGCCGGAATTTTGCGCCGCTGTACGATATTCCCGAGGAGAGCGCGACAGGAACATCCAATGGTGCCTTACTCAGCTATTTGTACCAATACGGCCAACGATCTTTGCAGGAAGTGGAGAATGTTATGTTCAGGCAAGGGTATTCGATGGATTGTCCTTCTGAAATTAAGGCTGGATTGCGCCTGAGCGAGAGCGGTGAAATCAATCAGGTTCGGGTCGGCGGTGCAGTGGCTCGAATTGAACGAAGACATATCATGATATAAACGGAATCAAAAGTTTGTTAGTAATAAATCTGTGTTTTTCACAGTTTTATCAAACCTATTATAAGGAGATTGCGCATGAAGCTGCTGCTGGAGGATTACGAGGGAATCAGACGTTGGATGTACCGCAATGCCCGTCCGCTGGACCTGGCGAGATGGAGATTTCACTTCGGGGACGGCGCGGTTCCGCCGGTACTGGAAGCGCTATCCGCCTATCAGAATGAGGATGGGGGCTTCGGCCATGCCTTGGAGGCGGATGCCTGGAATCCGCATTCCACCCCGATCCAGACCGCTACGGCGGTGGAACGGCTGCTGGAGCTTGAATTTGCAGATAGCGGGCATCCGCTGGTGCAGGGAATTCTGAAATACCTGGACAGCGGTGTGGATATGGATGGCCGCACCTGGAGGAATGTCGTAGCTTCTAATAATGATTATCCTCATGCCCCCTGGTGGCATACAAGCTCAAACAGTACTTCCCACAGTATGTTTAACCCGACCGCTATTCTGGCGGGATTCATTCTGAAGGCTGCTCCGCGGGATTGCGGGCTGTATGCCACCGGACTGGAGATTGCCCGTGAGCTGACGGAGCTTTTCCTGCGTGAACCTAATATTGAGATGCACCCGCTGAAATGCGTGGACACGCTGCTGCATTGCATCACCTGGGCGGGGCTGCAGGAGCACTTCCCCTATGTGGAGCTGCAAGAAGCCTTCAAAGTACAGAGCGCACGGCTAATCAGCCGCGATGAGGGGAATTGGAACGGGTATGGCTGCAGACCGTCAGCGTTCATCCATTCGCTGCATAGTCCCGGATACGCTGAACTGGGCGGACTGCTGCACCAGGAGCTTGATTATCTGCTGGAGACCCGAAATGCCGCAGGTGTCTGGGAGCTGACCTGGGGCTGGGAAGGATATGAACGCGAGTATGCGATTAGTGAGAACTGGTGGAAGGGACATATCGTGATTGAGAATTTGCGGCTGCTGCGGGAATTCGGACGAATGTCGGAGCTGCTATGAACAGAATTGGAATGCAGCTTGGCATAAATTAAAAAAATGCAGCGCATCGTCAAGCCACAGCCCTCCGTACGGGAGCTGTGGCTTGATCGCGTCGCGTGCCAATTGCTGCCTTGTCACAAGTAATAGCAATCATGCACCGCCGGATTGAAGGAATTCCTGCTCGTAAATGGCCCGGACATCCTTAAGGATACGGCTGCTATGCTCTATGAATTTCAGCGGTTTTACCTGATTCTTGATCAGGAAGACACCGGACTTGCCGCTGTGTTCACCCAGAGCCGCCTGATACAGCAGGCCTGCCCCATGGGTAGGCTCGGGGAAAAACAGCCGCGTAATGGGTTTTAACCATAGCGGGATGCCGGATTTTTTGCCGCTGCGAAGGGTATTGTTGCCTCCGGGATCGCTACTTCGGATCAGGATGCCCTCCTCCGCAAGCGCCGGGGCCACCGCTTCCGTCCACAAGGACAAGGCGCGCTTGGTGTCGGCATAAGGGCCGGTCAGCATCTGAAATTTGGCCGGGTGCTTCAGGGCGGCAGGATCGAAGCTGCGTTTCATCATGAAAGCGTTGGAGGATGTATTCACGACCGTGCGGAGCTTGCCTTTCAGCAAGAGCGGCTTCAGCTCCATTGTAATGATATACGGAACGACCGTCTGCAGCTCATAATGCAGCTCACGCCCTTGCTTGGAGAAGGTTAACTCCGGGAAGCTGCCGCCGGCATTATTGAACAGCAGATCAATCTGCTTCTCATGATGATTGATGCTCTGCAGGGCACTCCGCAGTTGGGTGAAATCACTCAGGTCTGCCTTATAGATTCGAAGTTGTCTGCGGGCAAGCGCCTCACGGATCAGGGAGTCATCTTCAGCAAATGCTGAGCGGATCAGCGCGATTACCTCCCAGCCTTCATCCAGCATTCGGCGGGTTAGGGCCAGCCCGATGCCATGATTTGCCCCGGTGATCAGCGCTGTGCGGGAGTCGTGTGTTATGTTCATTATGATTGCTCCTTTGAATGTGAGTGGGTGAATGGTGCTCATTCTATAACTTGGAGCCGAATCCAAGTCAAGTACCGAAATTAACCGTTGACTTGGAGCTGACTCCAGGTTATACAATGGTACGAAGGCACTTTTAGAGCAAGTAGAGAGGGAGTGATTCTATGAGTCTGGCAGAAGCGGATCTTGTGCAGGGATATTCGATTAAGGAAACAGCGGAGCGGACAGGAATGTCTGAGGATACGATAAGGTACTACGAGAAGATTGGGCTGCTGCCCCGGGCGAAGCGCAGGGGGAACAGCCATCGCATCTATAGCGATTCGGACCTGAACCGGATGCAACTGGTGACATGCCTCAAAAAAACAGGAATGTCGCTGGACGACATGCGGCCCTATCTTCATCTGTCTCTGGATGCAGATCTGTCGGACTATCCCGAGCTGCAAGTGATGATTATGGATCACAGGCGTAAGATTGTCGAGCAGATCGCATCGCTGCAACAGATTGTAGACTTCATTGATGTCAAAATCGATCAGGGTAATCTGGGCCCGCAGACCTGCGAGCTGACCGGAGACCGCAAGCAGATGCCAAGCGGACGCAAAGCCAAAGCCAAAGTATGAGGGATAAGTAGAGCAGGAGGGGATTCATTGATGCCGCAGATTATTTATTCACCGTCAAAATATATTCAGGGCAACGGGGAGATTGCCAGACTGGGCAGTTACTGTCTGCAAATGGGGGATAAAGGAGCGTATGCCATAGTTGATCCTTTTATCCTCTCAAGGTATGGGCAAGAGATTAAGGACGGCTTCTTGGCCGAGCAGCTTCCCTTGATGTTGCGTGAATTCCAAGGGGAGTGCAGCCTGGTGCAGGTGGAGCAGATGGTAGCTGAGCTGAACAGGGGACAGGTGGGGACCATCGTAGGGATTGGCGGCGGCAAAACGCTGGATACAGCTAAGGCCGTCAGCCATTTCGCTAATCTGCCGGTGCTGCTGGTGCCGACAGTCGCTTCAACAGATGCACCTTGTAGCGCCTTGGCGGTTCTATATAGCGACTCTGGAGAGTTCGACCGGTATCTTCCGCTGCGCCGCAGCCCGGATCTGGTAGTTGCAGATGTGGCGATCATTGCAGGTGCTCCCGTAAGATTGCTGGCCGCCGGAATGGGCGACGCCTTGTCCACCTACTATGAAGCCCGGGCTTGCAGCCGGTCGGGAGCAGTAACCAGCACCGGAGGGACCGGGACGCTGGCGGCTCTCGCCCTGGCCCGTACCTGCCTGGATACGCTGCTTGCGGATGGGCAGCAGGCGCTGAAGGATGCCAGTGAGGGCCGTGTCACGGCTGCCGTTCATCACATCGTTGAAGCGAATATCTATCTCAGCGGGATCGGATTCGAGAGCGGAGGCTTAGCCGCCGCCCATGCCATTCATAACGGATTGACGCTGCTGGAAGAGTGCAGGCATGTACTGCACGGTGAAAAGGTGGCTTTTGCTACACTGGTGCAGCTGATCCTGGAGGGTGCGGAAGAGCCAGAGATTGCCGGAGTTGTGGAATTCTGCCGGATGGCTGGTCTGCCTGTGACCCTGGCTGCAATGGGACTGGCTGGTGTGGAGCAGGACCGGCTGCTGCTGGCTGCCGAGGCCAGCTGTAACCTGGAGAATAGTCCGATGGGCAATATGCCGTTTGCCGTGACACCGCAGCAGGTACTGAAGGCTATGCTTGACGCTGACAGACGCGGAGCTGGAGAAATGGCATAGATGCTGACAGGCCGCCCGTGCCGTATCCGCATCCCATTGTTAATAATTGCGTAAGCGCTCCGTACATATTTAGCCTTCGTGAGCCAAACAATGAGAACAATTGTTGAATCACGAAGGAGGTGTTCCAGTATGAATATAAGCAATCACAGAGTAAAGCGTGTCCTTCTGTATTCCTTGGCCGCAGCGGTGATTATGTCTGCGGCGCTGATCCCGCCGCATGGAATGTCTGTTGCATCAGCAGACAAGACAGCTTCAGCAACAGCACCCGCACCTGCAGATAGCAGAGGGAGCAGCGTATCGGGCAACCGGACAACTGGAGATCAGCAGCAGCAGGCGCTCAGCCGTGTAGCGGTCATTATCGATGATTTCGGCAACAGCATGCGCGGGACAGAGGAAATGTTCAAGCTGCCCGTCAAAATCACCGTTGCGGTCATGCCGTTCCTGCGCTCCAGCGAACAGGATGCCCGGCGCGCCCATGAGCTGGGCTTCGATGTGCTGGTCCATCTGCCGATGGAGCCGCGTCAGGGCAAGCCGGAATGGCTGGGACCGGGGGCCGTGCTGACCAGCATGAATGACGCCGAGGTCCGGGGGCGGGTGGAGGCTGCACTCGATAATGTGCCTTACGCGATCGGCATCAACAATCATATGGGCTCCAAGGTGACCGGAGATGAACGGGTAATGGGTATTGTGCTTGCGGTCTGCAAGGAGCGCGGTTTATTTTTCGTAGACAGCCATACCAACTATCGTTCAGTTGCGGGACGGATGGCCCGGGAGCTGGGAATGCCGCCGGTGGAGAATCATATCTTCCTGGATGATGTGCATTCGGCAAGCCATGTAATAAAGCAGATGAAGCTTGTGCAGGAGAGGGCCTTGAGCCAAAAGTTCTGCGTCACCATCGGTCATGTCGGCATCCAGGGCAAAGAGACCGCCGCGGGTATCCGCAGCGGCATTGCCGGAATGAAGGACAAGGTGCAATTCGTCGGCATCTCCGATCTGGTCCGTGAGGAATGGAAATGGAATTCCCGGCTTACACTTCCATAAGGTAGGCAGCGATCCCGTTCGCAATGGCTTCGGCGATCTCTTCCTGGCCCTTCGGTGTACAGAGCTTCTCGCGGTCAGCCGGACTGCTGACAAATCCCGCCTCAACGATCACCGTTGTGGCGGTTATTTTGTTGAGCAGGTAGAAGGGCTTGCCCCGGACAGGATCATTCTTCATCCCGTAGAGCCTGTTGAGCTGATCCTGTATGGTCCGGGCCAGCAGAAAGCTGCGTCCTTCCTGGCGGTACAGGACGAGCGGACCATGCTTGGACGGGGATTTCGCCCAGTTAATATGGATGCTGACCACAACATTGGCCGGAAGGGTCTCTGCCAGCTCCTTGCGCTGGGCCAGATCGCGCAAATGCCGGGATCTGCTGCGCAGCCACAGATTCTCATCGCTGGGCGCATAATCGCCGATACGGTTCAGAATCGTATCGAAGCCGTCCGCACGCAGCAGGAGAAAGAGGCGGCGCGAGATGGCGAGGGTGATGTCCTTCTCCAGAATGCTGCCGTAAGAGGTTCCGCCGTCAATCCCCCCATGGCCGGCATCGATCAGAATGATCCGCTGATCATGGCCGAGCATATGCTGGCGCTGTCCGGGCTGTTCTGCCTGTGGATTAGTGCTAGGTGCAGCCGCGTGGATCTCTGCGGTGCCGCCTGCCGTAAGCAGGAGCAGAACGCATGCTGCGGTTATGATCCGCTTAAGCCCCCGCCCGGATCTCAGCCGGGGCTGCTCTTTTGAACGGTGGTACTGTGTAGTGCTATAGGGCTCCAATACATTCGATTGTCTCATGTGAATAACCTCCCTGCCGGAATAATCAACAGCTTCATGTACTTAATGACGGTTTATACAGGTGTAGTCTTGTTAGATTGTGCCTTAACAGCCTAACCTATACGAAGCTTCGGATTCCGGTTTAGAGATCAGAGGATTGGAGCACACTATAAGTATAAGATCAAGGGGCGGGAACCCGCCAAGCACTCACCTGGGAGGTGTAAGAGATGGCATCCGGCGGAGATGATCTGGTGAAGTATATTACGGAAAAGGTAGTTGTCTACATTGAGAATCCGGGCGCTGTCCATGCCCGGCGGAAGGCAGAAAAGCAGCCGTGGGCGGAAAAATGGTTCGGCACGCTGCCGCTCGCTTGGTCTGTCTGGCGCAGCAAATGGAGCAGGGGCGGGGCAGGTAAGGAGTAGCGCTTCAACAGTGAGCGGGCGCTGTGTGGGCATGAGGTGCATAAATGCACCTGGATTCGCGGAAATCGAGCTCTTAGCGTGAATCAGGTGTATAAATGCCCCTGAATTCGGAAAA is a window encoding:
- a CDS encoding GntR family transcriptional regulator, with the translated sequence MNNSNSLNDVTYNRIKEDIMNMTLEPGMDVSVQKLSERYGVSRTPVREAVVRLQQSGLVEIYPQRKTVVSKIDLQRVREEWFIRTSLESAVIDEFIRKCSELVADTMQELINKQKKYMDKKYFREFYIKDNRFHQLIFQTAGEELSWFTIEEVASHYNRIRLLYGKMEGVQPSDIDKHVKMVAATRKRDVEGMRKVVMEHSNTLLDRVQSMSKQYPQFF
- a CDS encoding DUF2812 domain-containing protein, with amino-acid sequence MRTVFRPFWSYDLPGTEAWLADMAGKGWRVEEWSLLLRRFTFRQAEPIRLTYQLAYHSAKLSSMSPYLAAEGWSKRLQQGKWSLYENDRLPSQISAYPSRKDVLRRNRIISYLFMGILVYLLLIALIPLLVLGLTFNQGTPVRIQPSPLWTVTWTAAAGALALLVLAIYSIVKLRAASKVFLLNHQNLKKPPGPQKPAGTTMARMKPSWMYAPDRLEQWLEDKEKHGWNLYKVGFGGTLFHFSKGSPRRMTYHADYQVIADEGYFELHQEAGWTRLYSSPFSLQKWTLWSREEQNAAEQQEIYSDPVHRLKQARKIAISYTLLFLPMILLYSLNLSAFIDSMLRDGITASQAWNTSIMFLSILLFGSFAGRTWLYYRRLKQQ
- a CDS encoding PadR family transcriptional regulator, coding for MTETAFYILLSLTKPRHGYGIIKHVEELSEGRLRLGSGTVYGTLTKMNKDGLITVFADEERKTVYEVSELGKEVMRAEIGRLKELHRNAVTSEEEFQ
- a CDS encoding YihY/virulence factor BrkB family protein encodes the protein MNSTSGSRRGTFKFIKQLWVKIGADDVQGIAAQLTYYLILSLFPFLIFIMTLIGYANISLEKNIGQLEQIMPAEAISIIEEILQDVSAGRSQTLLSFGMLATLWAASKGINAIIKGLNRAYEIDESRVFWKIRGIALLATLTIGFVVLLSILLLVLGSWLKTQVFLLVDLPYGFQKLWDLLQYAIPLFVMFIVFTLLYWIAPSRRLALREVMPGALFTTIGWITTSILFSVYVNQFSDFSKTYGSLGGVTVLLIWLYISSFIILAGGEINAVLLNRRVNSMPFSSFKGQKLP
- a CDS encoding HIT domain-containing protein yields the protein MTEDFYCDEVLSGKTVINKVFETDNILAYHHTKPFYPVHIVAIPKQHISSLLTIQVEEHELLLELIGVIQEVAAQVTEEYGACRVITNLGNYQDSKHLHWHICYGEPLR
- a CDS encoding PhzF family phenazine biosynthesis protein, which produces MNVEVYTLNAFSEGERGGNPAGVVLEQALSLDAAQMQLIAKELGFSETAFMEKSLLADYKIRYFTPASEVDLCGHATIAAFGLMHSLGLSKEATSYSIETKAGILDVDISSEGLVYLSQVVPQFFERISCEEIAPSLRMDAEELQTELPIQIVSTGLRDIMIPIRSRKLLNEIQPNFDAIIAISEKYDVVGYHLFTMDTPDDSAAECRNFAPLYDIPEESATGTSNGALLSYLYQYGQRSLQEVENVMFRQGYSMDCPSEIKAGLRLSESGEINQVRVGGAVARIERRHIMI
- a CDS encoding SDR family NAD(P)-dependent oxidoreductase; amino-acid sequence: MNITHDSRTALITGANHGIGLALTRRMLDEGWEVIALIRSAFAEDDSLIREALARRQLRIYKADLSDFTQLRSALQSINHHEKQIDLLFNNAGGSFPELTFSKQGRELHYELQTVVPYIITMELKPLLLKGKLRTVVNTSSNAFMMKRSFDPAALKHPAKFQMLTGPYADTKRALSLWTEAVAPALAEEGILIRSSDPGGNNTLRSGKKSGIPLWLKPITRLFFPEPTHGAGLLYQAALGEHSGKSGVFLIKNQVKPLKFIEHSSRILKDVRAIYEQEFLQSGGA
- a CDS encoding MerR family transcriptional regulator is translated as MSLAEADLVQGYSIKETAERTGMSEDTIRYYEKIGLLPRAKRRGNSHRIYSDSDLNRMQLVTCLKKTGMSLDDMRPYLHLSLDADLSDYPELQVMIMDHRRKIVEQIASLQQIVDFIDVKIDQGNLGPQTCELTGDRKQMPSGRKAKAKV
- a CDS encoding glycerol dehydrogenase; the protein is MPQIIYSPSKYIQGNGEIARLGSYCLQMGDKGAYAIVDPFILSRYGQEIKDGFLAEQLPLMLREFQGECSLVQVEQMVAELNRGQVGTIVGIGGGKTLDTAKAVSHFANLPVLLVPTVASTDAPCSALAVLYSDSGEFDRYLPLRRSPDLVVADVAIIAGAPVRLLAAGMGDALSTYYEARACSRSGAVTSTGGTGTLAALALARTCLDTLLADGQQALKDASEGRVTAAVHHIVEANIYLSGIGFESGGLAAAHAIHNGLTLLEECRHVLHGEKVAFATLVQLILEGAEEPEIAGVVEFCRMAGLPVTLAAMGLAGVEQDRLLLAAEASCNLENSPMGNMPFAVTPQQVLKAMLDADRRGAGEMA
- a CDS encoding divergent polysaccharide deacetylase family protein, whose protein sequence is MNISNHRVKRVLLYSLAAAVIMSAALIPPHGMSVASADKTASATAPAPADSRGSSVSGNRTTGDQQQQALSRVAVIIDDFGNSMRGTEEMFKLPVKITVAVMPFLRSSEQDARRAHELGFDVLVHLPMEPRQGKPEWLGPGAVLTSMNDAEVRGRVEAALDNVPYAIGINNHMGSKVTGDERVMGIVLAVCKERGLFFVDSHTNYRSVAGRMARELGMPPVENHIFLDDVHSASHVIKQMKLVQERALSQKFCVTIGHVGIQGKETAAGIRSGIAGMKDKVQFVGISDLVREEWKWNSRLTLP
- a CDS encoding N-acetylmuramoyl-L-alanine amidase, giving the protein MRQSNVLEPYSTTQYHRSKEQPRLRSGRGLKRIITAACVLLLLTAGGTAEIHAAAPSTNPQAEQPGQRQHMLGHDQRIILIDAGHGGIDGGTSYGSILEKDITLAISRRLFLLLRADGFDTILNRIGDYAPSDENLWLRSRSRHLRDLAQRKELAETLPANVVVSIHINWAKSPSKHGPLVLYRQEGRSFLLARTIQDQLNRLYGMKNDPVRGKPFYLLNKITATTVIVEAGFVSSPADREKLCTPKGQEEIAEAIANGIAAYLMEV
- a CDS encoding YqzE family protein; translation: MASGGDDLVKYITEKVVVYIENPGAVHARRKAEKQPWAEKWFGTLPLAWSVWRSKWSRGGAGKE